From the genome of Pseudomonas mohnii:
CGTAGACCGGCGCGAGGGCACCTTGCAGGTGCTTTGCGAGTTGGGCGGGGGCGAGTTTCATAGGCGAGGGCGAACGGGGCGCCTGAGCGCCCCGCAAGTCTTACTGCTTCGGCAGTTCGAGAGGCGACTGACGCGGCGTTTCCGCTTCAGTCTTCTGCGCCGCTTCCAGCGCCGCGGCTTCAGCCTTGGCCCTGGCATCGGCAGTCTGCTGCAACTGATCGAGCTGGGCCGGGGTCAGTTGTTGCAGGCGCAGCATCATGCGCTGAATCAGCTCGCGGCGGGTTTCGCCCCGGGCTGTTGCAGCTTCCTGGTCGGAACCTACCAGGTTGTTGCCGTCGTGCATGAAGATCTTCTGAACTTCAAGTTTGTCGCTCAGCAGATCCAGGTTGTTCTGACCACGGATGTCGTAGTTGAGGACGGTGGTGACCTGGTACTCGCCAGTACGACCGGCGCCGGCGTAACTGAGGATGCGCTGGTTTTCCTGCTCATCGGTCAGCACCAGTTTGTAAGGTGCACCGGTGTAGACCTTGACGCCGCTGCTTTCCAGCATCTGGCGCATTTGCGTCACGGTTTCGCCGTAGGCGTTGCGCGCGCTCAGGTCGAGCTCCTTGATCGCCAGTTCTGTAGTGCCGGTGCCACGCAGCTGGAAACCGCAGGCGCTCAGCAGGACCGCAAGGCCCATCACCAGCAAATTGCGTTTGATCATTGTGTTGCTCCCCTTGAAACCATGTGGGCCGATCATGCGGCCCGAAAGGTTTTACGCGGCGCCAGGCAGGACCTGGCGCCTGATCCAATTAGCTGGCGACGATGTTGACCAGTTTCCCGGGCACCACGATCACTTTCCGAATGGTCAGACCGTCGACGAAACGCAGCACGTTCTCGTTGGCGCGTGCGGCGGCTTCGACTTCTTCACGGCTGGCGCTGGCCGGCATGTCGATATGGCCGCGCAGTTTGCCGTTGACCTGGATCACCAGTTGCAGGCTGTCCTGTACCAGCGCGCTCTCGTCCAGCTGTGGCCAGGCGGCGTCGATCACCGGTTCGGCGTGACCCAGTTGACTCCACAGCTCGTGACTGATGTGCGGGGTGATCGGGGCCAGCAGCAGGGTCACGGTTTCCAGGCCTTCCTGAACCAGTGCGCGATCCTGTCCGGTGCCTTGCGGGGCTTTTTCCAGCACGTTCATCAGCGTCATCACCTGGGCGATGGCGGTGTTGAATTTGTGGTTCTGGCCGACGTCGTGGCTGGCCTGCTTGATGGCCTGGTGGATCGAGCGGCGAATGGCTTTCTGCTCGTCGTTCAGGCTGGCCACGTCGAGCTTGCCCGGCAGGCCCTGAGTGACGTGCGCTTGAGCCAGGCGCCAGACGCGCTTGAGGAAGCGGTGCGAACCTTCCACCCCGGAGTCGGACCATTCCGCGCTCATGTCAGGTGGCGAGGCGAACATCATGAACAGGCGGCAAGTGTCTGCGCCGAACTGGTCAATCATCGACTGTGGGTCAACGCCGTTGTTCTTGGACTTGGCCATCTTCTCGGTGCCACCGATTTCCACCGGCAGGCCGTCGGATTTCAATTTGGCGCTGATGACCTTGGCCTTGCTGTCGCGTTCGAGTTCCACGTCCGCCGGGTTGAACCAGGTGTAGGCACCGTTGGCTTCGCGACGATAGTAAGTCTCGGCGATCACCATGCCCTGGGTCAGCAGGTTCTTGAACGGTTCGTTGGAGCTCACCAGGCCTTCGTCGCGCATCAGCTTGTGGAAGAAGCGCGCATAGAGCAGGTGAAGAATCGCGTGTTCGATACCGCCAATGTACTGATCCACCGGCAGCCAGTGGTCAGCCGCGGATTTTTCCACCAGGCCACCTTCAAAGTGCGGCGAGGCGTAGCGGGCGTAGTACCACGAGGACTCGACGAAGGTGTCCATGGTGTCGGTTTCACGCTTGGCAGGCTGGCCGCATTTCGGGCAGTTGCACTCGTAGAACTCGGGCATGCGCGCCAGTGGCGAGCCGGCGCCGTCGGGTACGACGTCTTCCGGCAGCACGACCGGCAGTTGATCTTCCGGTACCGGCACGTCACCGCAGGTATCGCAGTGAATGATCGGGATCGGGCAGCCCCAGTAGCGTTGACGGCTGATGCCCCAGTCGCGCAGACGGAACTGGGTGCGCGAGGCGCCGAGGTTTTTCTTGATCAGTGCCACTTCGATGGCGTCGAAGGCGCCGGCGAAGTCGAGGCCGTCGAATTCGCCGGAGTTGATCAGCGTGCCGTGTTCGCCATAGGCGTCCTGCCACGGTGCCGGGTTGACGTCACCAGAACTGGTGCGCACCACGGATTTGACCGGCAGGTTGTACTTGTGGGCGAATTCGAAATCGCGCTCGTCGTGGGCTGGAACGGCCATCACCGCGCCATCGCCGTAATGCATCAGCACGTAGTTGGCGACCCAGACCGGCAGCTTTTCACCGGTCAGCGGGTGTTCGACGAACAGGCCGGTTGGAATGCCTTTCTTCTCCTGGGTGGCGACATCGGCTTCGGCGACGCTGCCGCCCTTGCATTCAGCGATGAACGCCTGCAACTCAGGATTGTTCTGCGCGGCCAGGGTGGCCAGGTGGTGTTCGGCGGCCACGGCGACGTAGGTCGCGCCCATCAGGGTGTCCGGACGGGTGGTGAAGACTTTCAGTGCGCCAGCTTCGCCGATGGAATCGACGTTGTAGGGGAACTGCACTTCCATGCCGCGGGATTTGCCGATCCAGTTGCGCTGCATGGTCTTGACCTGTTCAGGCCAGCCAGTCAGCTCGTCGAGACTCTCCAGCAGTTCATCCGCGTAGGCGGTGATCTTGAAGTAGTACATCGGGATTTCGCGCTTCTCGATCAGCGCGCCGGAACGCCAGCCGCGACCGTCGATGACCTGCTCGTTGGCCAGAACGGTCTGGTCGACCGGGTCCCAGTTCACGGTGCCGTTCTTGCGGTAGATCACGCCTTTTTCGAACAGGCGGGTGAACAGCCATTGTTCCCAGCGGTAGTAGTCAGGCTTGCAGGTGGTCACTTCGCGCGACCAGTCCACCGCCAGGCCCAGGCTGCGCAACTGGGATTTCATGTAGGCGATGTTTTCGTAGGTCCACTTGGCCGGTGCCACGTTGTTCTTCATCGCGGCGTTTTCCGCCGGCATGCCGAAGGCGTCCCAACCCATGGGTTGCAGGACGTTCTTGCCTTGCATGCGCTGATAGCGGGAGATCACGTCGCCGATGGTGTAGTTGCGCACGTGCCCCATGTGTAGCTTGCCGCTGGGGTAAGGGAACATCGACAGGCAGTAGTAAGTCTCCTTGCCTGGCTGTTCACTGACTTCAAAGGACTTTTGCTCGTCCCAGAACGATTGGGCGGCGGCTTCGATTTCACGGGGCTGATATTGTTCGTGCATGGCTACTTTTGAACTGAATAGGGGTGGCCTAATCCTCTTCAATGCGACGCTGGACGGTGAATGCGCCAATTCGGCGTTTCGGTGCCCAGGCGAGCTGGAAGTGGAGTTACAGGAAGCGCCGTAGCATACATGACCGCACTCTATCGAGGGAAACCCTGATTACGGCCGCGCGTCTCGCAAAAAACGCTACGAGGGCCGTTGGTCGCGGCGTTCAGTCGGTTTGTTCATGGAAGCTAAGCTCTAACTGGGGAGTAGGTTTTATCTTCCAATGAGGTGAGGGATGGTTGATTCACAGCAAAAAGCTACAAAACCGGAGTTATATGAAAGACTGATAGATCGTCTTGGAATGGCCCTGGAAGCGGCAAAAACCGCAGGCCGGTTGCGTGATGAGCGTCCGCTGGAGCTGGAATTGCGTGGTCTGAGCCTCGCAGAGTTTGCTCTGGTCAAGGCGTATCTGGATCGTTGTGAGCGTGAAACGCACGGATGCTTGTCCGAGGCAGTGAAGCAACTTGATGCGCCGCATACAGCCAAGATCATCTGGCTCAAGGACAAAACACCCGGCAGAGACGCGGTAAAGGTCCGGTCTCTGCATTGCAAATAAGGCACGGCGCCATGCTCCCGGGTTTTTCGAAGCATAGCCCTTCCATATTGATTGTCGCATTACGTCAATCCACTTAGGCTTCGGGCATCTTCATGGAGATGCTCGATGCCTTTTCGTTATTTCTTAAAACAACTTCTGTTGCCGCCGGGCATTCTGTTGCTACTGCTGGCGCTTGCCTGGTGGTGGCGCCGTTCAAGGCCGAGGCTCGCCGCTGTGTGCTTTACCCTGGGCTTGGGCGGCTTCTGGCTGATGAGCTTGCCCATCGTGGTGCAATGGGGCGCCGAGCTGTTGGAGCGCGAGCCGCCGTTGGCGCGCGAGGAGTGGGCCACTTTGGCTCGGCATGCCGATGCGATCGTGGTATTGGGTTCGGGGCGCGAGCGCGGCGATCCGGCATGGGGCGCGGATCAGCCAACGGGCGTGGGCCTGGAGCGCGAACGCTATGCGGCGCGTCTGGCCAAGGCCTCGGGCTTGCCGGTGCTGACCAGTGGCGGCCTGCATTACGGCACGCCGCCGACCGAGGCCCGATTGATGGCCGACTCGCTGCACGATGATTTCGGCGTCACTGTTCGATGGCAGGAAGGGCGCAGCCGTACGACCTGGGAAAACGCGCAATTCAGCGCCGAAGTATTGTTGCCAGAAGGCATCAAGCGCGTGGTGGTGGTGACTCAGGCCTGGCACATGCCGCGAGCTGTCTGGAGCTTCCAGAAGGCAGGGTTTGAAGTGGTGTCTGCGCCCGTGGGGTTTTTAGGCGTGGACAATGCCCGGCCGCTGGGTGGCTGGATGCCGGAATTCAAGTCGATCTGGCAGAGCGGGCAGTTGCTGAATGAAGCGGTGGGGCAGGTGGGGTATTCGTTGTTCTACCGATAGCGAGGGCTGGCCAACACCCTGTGGTGAGGGAGTGTGCTCCCTCACCACAAAAAGCCCTCTGTCCAGGGCCCGCAAGTCAGACCGTTTTGGCCATCCGGCTGGCAATCAGTGCCCAGCCAAACAACAGCACGCAAACAATGATCAACGGCCACGAACGCCATTGAAGATAAGGCGTCAGGTTGTGCATCGGCACCACTTCGCCATACAGGATGCCGCGCTCGAACTGCGGGATCTGCGCGGTGATCTGGCCGAACGGGTTGATCAGACCGGTCACGCCGTTGTTGGTGGCGCGGATCATCCAGCGTCCGGCCTCCAGCGCGCGCATCTGCGCCATCTGCAAGTGTTGCAGCGGACCGATCGAGGTGCCGAACCAGGTGTCGTTGCTGATGGTCAGCAGCAAATCGCTTTGTGCCGCGAGGCCGGCAGCGAACTCCGGATACACCACTTCGTAGCAGATGAACGGCGCAATCTGGTAACCCTTGGCCTGCAACATGGCCTGGTCGGCCGGGCCTCGGGCAAAGTCCGACATCGGCAGGTCGAAGAAGGCGATCAAGCCGCGCAGCACATCTTGCAGTGGAACGTATTCGCCAAACGGCACCAATTTCTGCTTGAGGTATGTGCCATCGCCTTCACCGACCACGGTGATGCCGTTGTAGAAGCGTTTTTCGTGATGGACCATCTGGCGAATCGGCACGCCGGTAATCAACGCCGAGTGACGTTCTGCGGCAAAATTCCCCATCATGTTCAGGTAGCCCTCGGCGGACTCCTTGAGTACCGGGACCGCGGTTTCCGGCCAGATCAGCAGGTCGACGCGTTTGGAGCTGAAGCTCATGTCGCGATATAGCGCCAGTTGTGCATTGAGCTGCGCCGGGTCCCACTTCATGCTCTGTTCGATATTACCCTGGATCGCCGCGACACTCAGTGGTGCGCCCGCCGGGCTGGTCCAGGCGTGGTGCTTGAGTGCCATGCCGGCGACCCAAGGGCCGACCAGCAGCACGGCGCCAGCCACGATGAAGCCTTTACGACCCGTGCGCACCAGGCGCATACCGTTGTAGATCAGCGCAGCGGTCAGGGCCAGGGTGAAGGAAATCAGCCACATACCGCCAACGGGGGCGAGCCCCGTCAGTGGGCCATCGAGCTGGCTGTAGCCGGAATACAGCCACGGGAAGCCGGTCAGGAACCAGCCGCGGAAGGCCTCCTGGCCTACCCACAGCGCGGCGAATGCAAGGGCGTCGGCCAGTGGCGCTTCGTTGCGTCGTAGCCAGCGCGCCCAGAGCCAGGCGGGCAGCGCAAAGAACCAAGCAATCGCCGCTGTGAACAGCAGCATCAGGAACCCGGCCAGCAACACCGAAGCGCCACCGAAGTTGTGAATGCTGTAGTAGATCCAGCTGGTACCGGCACCGAACAGGCCAAAACCGAAACACCAGCCACGGCCGAGTGCCTGGCGAGGGCTCAGTTCGCGCAGACCGGCATAGAACAGGCCGACGGCAAGCAGGGCCAGAGGCCAGATATCGAATGGCGCCAGGGCCAGGGTGGTGATTGCACCGGCCGCCACGGCCAGCAGGTTACCGGGCCAGCCGGGGCGGGTTGTCCAGCGCATTTCAATCCTTAATGTTTTACCGGGCGATTGGCGTCAGGCGCAGCAGGTGAATCCGGCGACTGTCGGCATTCAGGATGCGGAAGCGGTACGGGCCGATTTCGGTGATTTCGTTGCGTTTGGGCAGATGCCCGAATGCACTCATCACCAGGCCGCCGACGGTGTCGAACTCGTCATCGGAGAATTCACTGTCGAAGAACTCGTTGAAGTTCTCGATCGGCGTCAGGGCCTTGATCAGGAAATCACCGCTTGGCAGCGGCTTGATGTAGCTGTCTTCTTCGACATCGTGTTCGTCTTCGATGTCGCCGACAATCTGTTCGAGCACGTCTTCGATGGTCACCAGGCCCGCCACGCCGCCGTATTCGTCAATGACGATGGCCATGTGGTTATGGTTGGCGCGGAACTCGCGCAGCAGCACGTTCAAGCGCTTGGACTCCGGCACGAACGTGGCCGGGCGCAGCAGATCCTTGATATTGAAGCTGTCGCCGTTCTCCCGAAGGATCAACGGCAGCAGGTCCTTGGCCAGCAACACGCCCATCACGTCATCGTGGCTCTCGCCGATCACCGGGTAGCGGGAGTGGGCCGAGTCGACCACGGCGGGCAGGAACTCGCGGGGTGTCTGGGTCGCCTTGATGCTGACCATCTGCGAGCGCGGGACCATGATGTCCCGTACTTGCAGGTCAGCGACCTGGATGGCGCCTTCGACGATGGCCAGCGCTTCGCTGTCCAGCAGTTTGTTTTGGTGTGCGTCGCGCAGCAGCTCCAGCAGCTCCTGGCGGTTTTTCGGCTCATGGGCAAAAGCCTGGGTGAGCTTACCCAGCCAGGACTTTTGCCCGTTGCTCGATCGATCTTCGCTCATAGCGATTACTCTGAATCCTTTGTTGTAACGGTTGGGGATGTTTCGGTTTCGTCGTCCGCGTACGGATCGGGATAGCCCAATTCTGCAAGCAACGTTCGTTCCAGTGCTTCCATTTCCTCGGCTTCGTCATCATCTATATGGTCGTAACCCAGTAGATGCAAGCAGCCGTGAATCACCAGATGAGCCCAGTGGGCCTTGAGTTCCTTGCCCTGTTCGGCGGCTTCGCGCTCGACCACGGCCACGCAGATCACCAGATCGCCCAGCAACGGGATGTCGAGAAACTCGTCGGGTACGTCGGCAGGGAATGACAGGACGTTAGTGGCGTAATCCTTCTGACGCCAGGTGTGATTCAGTTCGCGGCCTTCGGCTTCGTCGACCAGACGAATGGTCATCTCGGAGTCGGCGCTGCGCTGGCGCAGGGCCAGTTCGCACCATTGGCGGAACTCGGCCTCGCCGGGGGCGGGCGCCTGGGTAGCCAGTTGCAGATCAAGCTCAAGCATCGCGGCGGCTGTCCTTTGGCGCTTCATCGGTCACGCGGTTCTCGAAGCGCTCATAGGCTTCGACAATGCGCTGCACCAACGGATGACGCACAACGTCCTTGGGCATGAAATGGGTAAAGCTGATACCTGGCACGTCTTTGAGCACTTCGATCACATGGTGCAGCCCGGATTTGGTGCCTTTGGGCAGGTCGACCTGGGTGATGTCACCGGTGATGACGGCGGTAGAGCCGAAGCCGATCCGGGTCAGGAACATTTTCATTTGCTCGACCGTGGTGTTCTGGCTTTCGTCGAGGATGATGAAGCTGTTGTTCAGCGTGCGCCCGCGCATATAAGCCAAGGGGGCGACTTCGATCACCTGGCGTTCGATCAGTTTGGCGACGTATTCGAAGCCGAGCATCTCGTAGAGCGCGTCGTAAAGCGGGCGCAAATACGGGTCGATCTTCTGGGACAGATCCCCAGGCAGGAAGCCGAGTTTCTCACCCGCTTCGACCGCTGGACGTACCAGCAGAATGCGGCGGATCTGCTCGCGTTCCAGTGCATCGACCGCGCAGGCAACCGCCAGATAGGTCTTGCCGGTACCGGCCGGACCAATGCCGAAGTTGATGTCGTTGCCGAGGATTTCCTTCACGTAGCGCAACTGATTCAAGCCGCGGGGGCGAATCATGCCTTTCTTGGTGCGCAGGGCGACGGAGGCTTCGGCAGGGGCGTGATTGTCCAGCTCTTCAACGGCCGATTCCTGCAGGAACAGGTGAACCATGTCCGGCGACAGCTCCGTACCCTTGGTTTCCCGGTACAGGCGGCGCAGCAGGTTTTCCGCAGAGGTGGTGTGCTTGGGTTCGCCGATCAGCTCGAACTGATTGCCGCGGTTGCGGATCTCGATGGTCAGGCGCTGTTCGATCAAGCGCAGATGCTCGTCGAATTGCCCGCACAGATTGGCGAAGCGGCGAGCTTCAAAAGGCTCGAGGATGAAACGATGTGGTTCGATGGGTGCGTTCAAGGTCGTATTTAGCCGCCCTGGGGCAATAGTGATGAGTTCAAGGATAGCGCCAGTGGCGTGGGTGCGAAAGCTCTTAAATGGATCAACCCATTCTCAAGAACAATGCATTTCACTGTGGGAGGTGGCTTGCCAGCGATGGCGATGTAACTGGCGACATCGTTGTCGGGCTTGCTGGCCCTATCGCTGGCAAGCCAGCTCCCACAGGGATCGGTGTTATTGAATCAGCGAGCCTCGCAGCGAGTGCGGCTGTGCGGCATCGATGTGCACGTCGGCAAACTGACCGATCAGGGTCGGATTGTCACACTTGAAGTTGACGATACGATTATTTTCGGTACGGCCTTGCAGCTCACCGGGGTCTTTTTTCGAATAATCGGTGACCAGAATCCGCTGGATCGACCCGACCATTTGTCGGCTGATTTCGAAGCCTTGTTGGTTCAGGCGATGTTGCAAGGCGTTCAAGCGCTCTTTTTTCAGCTCTTCGGGGGTGTCGTCTGCCAGATCGGCGGCCGGAGTACCTGGACGCTGGCTGTAGACGAACGAATAGGAAAAGTCGAAGCCGACGTCCTGGATCAGTTTCATGGTCTGTTCGAAGTCTTTTTCCGTCTCGCCGGGGAAGCCGACGATGAAGTCCGAACTGATGCAGATGCCCGGTACGGCCGCGCGCAGCTTGCGCAGTTTGGATTTGTATTCCAGCGCGGTGTGGTTGCGCTTCATCGCCGCGAGGATGCGGTCCGAGCCTGACTGCACCGGCAAATGCAGGTGTTTCACCAGTTCCGGCACCTCGGCGTGGGCCTGGATCAGGCTGTCGGAGAATTCCAGCGGGTGTGAGGTGGTGTAGCGGATGCGGTCGATGCCATCGATGGCGGCGACCACGCGGATCAGCTCGGCCAGATCGGCCAGGCGACCGTCGTGCGTGGTGCCGCGATAACCGTTGACGTTCTGCCCCAACAAGGTCACTTCGCGCACGCCGTTTTCAGCCAGGTGAATGATCTCGGCGATCACGTCGTCGAATGGCCGGCTCACTTCTTCGCCGCGGGTGTACGGCACCACGCAGAAGGTGCAGTACTTGCTGCAGCCTTCCATCACCGACACGTAAGCGCTGGGGCCATCGATGCGCGGCTCGGGCAAGTGGTCGAATTTTTCGATTTCCGGGAAAGAAACGTCGACCTGCGGCAGCTTGCTGATGCGTGCGGCGTCGATCATTTCCGGCAGGCGGTGCAAGGTCTGCGGGCCGAAGACGACGTCCACGTAGGGCGCGCGATCTCGGATGGCGGCGCCTTCCTGGCTGGCCACGCAACCGCCGACGGCGATCACCATGTCCGGGTTGGCGAGTTTCAGTTCGCGCCAGCGGCCGAGCTGAGAGTAGACACGATCCTGAGCGCGTTCGCGGATCGAGCAGGTGTTGAGCAGGATCACGTCGGCGTCTTCAGCACGCGCGGTGACTTCCAGGGCCTGGTGTGCGCCCAGCAGATCGACCATGCGCGAGCTGTCGTACTCGTTCATCTGGCAACCGTGGGTTTCGATGTAAAGCTTCTTGGCCATGGAAAGAGTCATCACGTGATTCAAAGAACCGCGCATTATAGGGAACATGCACCCAGGTTCCTACCGCTGCGCGTCCGACGGCTATGCTATAGTTCGTGCCCTCTTTTTTATCCCTCGATGTGTTACCCGCCCACCATGACCAAACGTGAAGCTCCAATCTACAAGGTGATTTTCCTCAACCAGGGCCAGGTGTTCGAAATGTACGCCAAGCAGATCTATCAAAGTGATCTGTGGGGCTTTCTGGAAGTGGAAGAGTTCGTCTTTGGCGAGCGCACGCAAGTGGTCGTCGATCCGAGCGAAGAGAAACTCAAGGCTCAGTTCGAAGGCGTGGTGCGCAGTTTTGTGCCGATGCATTCGATCGTGCGCATCGACGAAGTCGAGCGCCTGGGCACGCCGAAAATCAGCGAAGCCCGTGGCGCGGTCGGCAATGTCATGCCGTTTCCGATGCCGATGCCTGAGAAGTAAGGTTTCAAGACCGAGTCGTCTCCACCGCGAACAAGCTCGCTCCCACAATGAATCGTCTGCGAACACAATAGTTGTGAACGCCAGAAATCACGTGTGGGAGCGAGCTTGCTCGCGATGGGGCCAGAAAAATCGGTACAGAACTTAAGGCAACGGCGCGAACGGCGTACGCCCATCGGCGCTCTGCAATTCCATCAAATACTTACGGAAAATTTGCCCCAGCACCTGAGTGGCGACTTCCAGTTCTTCGCGAGGCATCTTTTCGGTGACTTCGTCGGCAGTGTCCAGCGCATCTTCGTCGCCATTGACCGAAGCCATTTTCAGCAGGATATACGCCTGAACGTTATTGGCCGGCACGCCTTCACCGTGGAAAAACATGGTGCCGAGTTTGAACTGCGCCTGGGCGTGGCCTTGCAGCGAGGCCTTTTCGAAATAGCTCAGGGCTTGATTGAGGTCGCGCGGGGCGTTTTTGCCTTCGTAGTAGAACTCACCCAACTCGTATTGCGCTTGGGCATCCCCTTCATCCGACGCTTTCTGGCAGGCGGCGAGTGCCTGTGCCAGGTCTTGCGGCTGGGTATTGAGGGTGCAGCGACCCATCGCTGGGATTAACAACGAGTTACCGCCTGCTTGTGCGAGCGCGAGCAGGGGCTGAAGGAGCAACAGGCAGCCCAGTGAAAGGGCGCGGCCGGTGCGGTTCATGGGAATCGACTTACCTCTGAAGGGCGCGCGGACCCATCGAGGGGATCCAATAAGCGCGCATTATGAAATAAGCAGGGCCAACCTTACAAAGTCTTTACTCGTTTTTCTGCTGCGCGGGAAATATATCGCCCACTTTGCTGGGGATTGTTGGCAGATGAGTCGGAAAAAAAGCGGGAATGCAGGTGAAAGCCGACGCTGGCGATGGCCAGCGTCGGCTCGATCACGTTACTTCAGTGCAGCGAACGCGCGCTCAGCGGCATCCAGGGTCAGTTTCAGCTCGGTTTCGCCGTGGGCGATCGAGGTGAAGCCGGCTTCGAACGCGCTTGGCGCCAGGTACACACCACCTTCGAGCATCAGGTGGAAGAAGCGACCGAACAGCGCCGCATCGCTGGCCATCACGTCATCGAAAGTCACGATGTCGTCGGCGCCGCTGAAGTACAGGCCGAACATGCCGCCGGCCTGAGTGGTCACGAACGGGATGCCTGCCGCATCGGCACGTTGTTGCAAGCCATCGAGCAGGCGCGTGGTGTAGTCGGTCAGCTCCGCGTGGAAACCCGGACGGCTGATCAGGCGCAGGGTGGTCAGGCCGGCAGCCATCGCCAGCGGGTTACCCGACAACGTACCGGCCTGGTAGACCGGGCCCAGCGGGGCGATGCGCGACATGATTTCGCGCTTGCCACCGAAGCAGCCGACCGGCATGCCGCCCCCGATGATCTTGCCGAACGTGGTCAGGTCCGGCGTTACGCCGTAGTGAGCCTGGGCGCCGCCCAGGGCGACACGGAAGCCGGTCATCACTTCGTCGAAAATCAGGACCACGCCGTGCTTGTCGCACAGGGTCCGCAGGCCTTCGAGGAAACCTGGCGCCGGTGGTACGCAGTTCATGTTGCCAGCTACCGGTTCAACGATGATGCAGGCCACGTCCTGCCCGACTTCGGCGAGCATCGCTTCAACCGCGTCGATGTCGTTGAATGGCAGGGTCAGGGTGTGTTTGGCGAACGCCGCCGGCACGCCGGCCGAACTCGGTACGCCTTGGGTCAGGGCCCCGGAACCGGCCTTGACCAGCAGGCTGTCGGAGTGACCGTGGTAGCAGCCTTCAAACTTGATGATGCTGTCGCGGCCAGTGAAACCGCGGGCCAGACGAATGGCACTCATGGTCGCTTCGGTGCCGGAGCTGACCATGCGCACCATGTCCATCGAAGGCACCAGCGAGCAGACCAGGTCGGCCATCTGGGTTTCCATCTCGGTCGGCGCGCCGTAGGACAGGCCGTGCTCCAGCTGTTTACGCACGGCGTCCAGCACATCCGGGTGGCTGTGGCCGAGAATCATCGGGCCCCAGGAGCCGACGTAATCCACATAACGCTTGTTGTCTTCGTCGGTGACGTAGGCGCCTTCAGCGTGTTTGAAGAACAACGGCGTGCCGCCAACGCTCTTGAACGCGCGCACTGGCGAGTTCACGCCACCGGGAATGTGTTTCTGGGCATTGGCAAACAGGGTTTCGGAACGAGACATGTGCGGACTCTCAAATCAGATTTTTAGTAATTCATTGAATGCGCGGGCGCGGCGGGTCACTTCGGTCGTGCTCTCGGCGCCAAACAAACCATGCACCACGGCCAGCAGATCGACGCCATGGGCCACCAGTGGGGCGGCGTTGTCCAGGGTGATGCCGCCGATCGCGCAGATCGGCAGGTGCAATTTCTGGCGCGCCTGGTCCAGCAGATCGAGGCTGCAGGTCGGGGCGCCGGGCTTGGTGTTGGAATTGAAGAAGCGTCCGAACGCGACATAACTGGCGCCTTCCTTGACAGCTTGCTCGGCCAGTTCGAGCTGTGCATGGCAGGTCGAACCGATGATGGCTTTGGAGCCGAGCAGGGCGCGGGTCGGCGACAACGGGCCGTCGGTTTGGCCCAGGTGTACGCCTACGTTCAGGCGTGCGGCCAGTTCGGCGTCGTCATTGATGATCAACTGCGTCTTGTAGCGCTCGCACAAATTGCGCAGGGCTTGCGCCTCGCGCAGTCGACGGGCCTCATCGCTGCTCTTGTCGCGGTACTGCAGCAGGGTGACGCCGCCTTCCAGCGCCGCCTCCACGTACGAGAGAAATTTACCGGCCAGCAATTGGCTGTCGGTAATGGCGTACAGGCCACGTAGTTTCATCGGACAGGCCTCATGGCGTTACGAACAGAAGTCCAGTGGCAGGCGGCGTGGCACGAATTGCCCTTTGCCCAGTT
Proteins encoded in this window:
- the lptE gene encoding LPS assembly lipoprotein LptE, with product MIKRNLLVMGLAVLLSACGFQLRGTGTTELAIKELDLSARNAYGETVTQMRQMLESSGVKVYTGAPYKLVLTDEQENQRILSYAGAGRTGEYQVTTVLNYDIRGQNNLDLLSDKLEVQKIFMHDGNNLVGSDQEAATARGETRRELIQRMMLRLQQLTPAQLDQLQQTADARAKAEAAALEAAQKTEAETPRQSPLELPKQ
- the leuS gene encoding leucine--tRNA ligase codes for the protein MHEQYQPREIEAAAQSFWDEQKSFEVSEQPGKETYYCLSMFPYPSGKLHMGHVRNYTIGDVISRYQRMQGKNVLQPMGWDAFGMPAENAAMKNNVAPAKWTYENIAYMKSQLRSLGLAVDWSREVTTCKPDYYRWEQWLFTRLFEKGVIYRKNGTVNWDPVDQTVLANEQVIDGRGWRSGALIEKREIPMYYFKITAYADELLESLDELTGWPEQVKTMQRNWIGKSRGMEVQFPYNVDSIGEAGALKVFTTRPDTLMGATYVAVAAEHHLATLAAQNNPELQAFIAECKGGSVAEADVATQEKKGIPTGLFVEHPLTGEKLPVWVANYVLMHYGDGAVMAVPAHDERDFEFAHKYNLPVKSVVRTSSGDVNPAPWQDAYGEHGTLINSGEFDGLDFAGAFDAIEVALIKKNLGASRTQFRLRDWGISRQRYWGCPIPIIHCDTCGDVPVPEDQLPVVLPEDVVPDGAGSPLARMPEFYECNCPKCGQPAKRETDTMDTFVESSWYYARYASPHFEGGLVEKSAADHWLPVDQYIGGIEHAILHLLYARFFHKLMRDEGLVSSNEPFKNLLTQGMVIAETYYRREANGAYTWFNPADVELERDSKAKVISAKLKSDGLPVEIGGTEKMAKSKNNGVDPQSMIDQFGADTCRLFMMFASPPDMSAEWSDSGVEGSHRFLKRVWRLAQAHVTQGLPGKLDVASLNDEQKAIRRSIHQAIKQASHDVGQNHKFNTAIAQVMTLMNVLEKAPQGTGQDRALVQEGLETVTLLLAPITPHISHELWSQLGHAEPVIDAAWPQLDESALVQDSLQLVIQVNGKLRGHIDMPASASREEVEAAARANENVLRFVDGLTIRKVIVVPGKLVNIVAS
- a CDS encoding YdcF family protein — protein: MPFRYFLKQLLLPPGILLLLLALAWWWRRSRPRLAAVCFTLGLGGFWLMSLPIVVQWGAELLEREPPLAREEWATLARHADAIVVLGSGRERGDPAWGADQPTGVGLERERYAARLAKASGLPVLTSGGLHYGTPPTEARLMADSLHDDFGVTVRWQEGRSRTTWENAQFSAEVLLPEGIKRVVVVTQAWHMPRAVWSFQKAGFEVVSAPVGFLGVDNARPLGGWMPEFKSIWQSGQLLNEAVGQVGYSLFYR
- the lnt gene encoding apolipoprotein N-acyltransferase; translated protein: MRWTTRPGWPGNLLAVAAGAITTLALAPFDIWPLALLAVGLFYAGLRELSPRQALGRGWCFGFGLFGAGTSWIYYSIHNFGGASVLLAGFLMLLFTAAIAWFFALPAWLWARWLRRNEAPLADALAFAALWVGQEAFRGWFLTGFPWLYSGYSQLDGPLTGLAPVGGMWLISFTLALTAALIYNGMRLVRTGRKGFIVAGAVLLVGPWVAGMALKHHAWTSPAGAPLSVAAIQGNIEQSMKWDPAQLNAQLALYRDMSFSSKRVDLLIWPETAVPVLKESAEGYLNMMGNFAAERHSALITGVPIRQMVHHEKRFYNGITVVGEGDGTYLKQKLVPFGEYVPLQDVLRGLIAFFDLPMSDFARGPADQAMLQAKGYQIAPFICYEVVYPEFAAGLAAQSDLLLTISNDTWFGTSIGPLQHLQMAQMRALEAGRWMIRATNNGVTGLINPFGQITAQIPQFERGILYGEVVPMHNLTPYLQWRSWPLIIVCVLLFGWALIASRMAKTV
- a CDS encoding HlyC/CorC family transporter; amino-acid sequence: MSEDRSSNGQKSWLGKLTQAFAHEPKNRQELLELLRDAHQNKLLDSEALAIVEGAIQVADLQVRDIMVPRSQMVSIKATQTPREFLPAVVDSAHSRYPVIGESHDDVMGVLLAKDLLPLILRENGDSFNIKDLLRPATFVPESKRLNVLLREFRANHNHMAIVIDEYGGVAGLVTIEDVLEQIVGDIEDEHDVEEDSYIKPLPSGDFLIKALTPIENFNEFFDSEFSDDEFDTVGGLVMSAFGHLPKRNEITEIGPYRFRILNADSRRIHLLRLTPIAR